One genomic segment of Panicum virgatum strain AP13 chromosome 2N, P.virgatum_v5, whole genome shotgun sequence includes these proteins:
- the LOC120660034 gene encoding ACT domain-containing protein ACR10-like gives MGVPSDEVVQIRLADAAGDPAVVTVSCPDKTGLGCDLCRVVLLFGLSVVKGDMSTDGRWCYIVLWVLPRRGWPVPVPWDLLKDRLLQLCPVAAPFGFDTADLAAAGLQDAAPPAPRLFLLKLYCFDRMGLLHDVTRVLCDLEFTIRRVKVSTTPDGTVLDLFFITDARELLHTKSRREEAYDKLESVLGDSLASCEIDPATEDMLSCPQACASLTPAVMEQMFNTDLIEEQSIGTRGDNAISVTTDNSLSSVHTLIQIQCGDHKGLLYDIMRTFKDCNIQISYGRFYATQNGRCDVDLFVVQSDGKKILDQQRQRLLCCRLRMELLRPLRVALVNRGPDTELLVANPVEVSGKGRPLVFYDITLALKNLQKRIFLAEIGRHVVEDREWEVYRVHFGEEHDLSSTMRSKIVGGVTSMLMGLE, from the exons ATGGGGGTGCCCAGCGACGAGGTGGTGCAAATCcgcctcgccgacgccgccggggaCCCCGCCGTCGTCACCGTCAGCTGCCCCGACAAGACGGGCCTCGGCTGCGACCTCTGCCGGGTCGTCCTCCTCTTCGGCCTCAGCGTCGTCAAGGGGGACATGAGCACGGACGGGCGGTGGTGCTACATCGTCCTCTGGGTGCTGCCGCGGCGGGGGTggcccgtgcccgtgccgtgGGACCTCCTCAAGGACAGGCTGCTTCAGCTCTGCCCCGTCGCGGCGCCGTTCGGGTTCGACACCGCCGACCTCGCCGCTGCTGGCCTCCAGGACGCCGCGCCTCCCGCGCCACGGCTCTTCCTGCTCAAGCTCTACTGCTTCGACCGGATGGGCCTCTTGCATG ATGTAACACGAGTGTTGTGCGACCTAGAGTTCACGATTCGGAGGGTGAAGGTCTCCACCACGCCTGATGGGACTGTCCTGGACCTTTTCTTCATCACAGACGCCAG GGAGCTTCTGCACACAAagagcagaagagaagaagcgTACGACAAACTTGAGAGTGTCTTAGGCGACTCCTTGGCAAGTTGTGAAATAGATCCTGCAACTGAAGACATGTTGTCTTGCCCCCAAGCATGTGCATCGTTGACGCCTGCTGTAATGGAACAGATGTTTAACACAGATCTCATAGAGGAGCAATCAATCGGCACAAGAGGTGACAATGCCATCTCCGTGACAACAGACAACTCTCTTAGCTCTGTCCACACTCTTATTCAGATTCAGTGTGGTGACCATAAGGGCCTGCTATATGACATCATGAGGACATTCAAGGACTGCAACATTCAG ATTTCCTATGGCCGATTCTATGCGACCCAAAATGGGCGGTGTGATGTGGATTTGTTCGTGGTTCAATCAGATGGGAAGAAGATCCTTGATCAGCAAAGGCAGAGATTACTTTGCTGTCGCCTAAGGATGGAGCTCCTCCGACCACTGCGTGTAGCATTGGTGAACCGGGGTCCTGACACAGAACTGCTGGTAGCAAACCCCGTTGAGGTTTCTGGCAAGGGTAGGCCATTGGTCTTCTACGACATCACCCTCGCTCTCAAGAATCTTCAAAAACGAATCTTCTTG GCGGAGATCGGGAGGCATGTTGTGGAAGATAGGGAGTGGGAAGTCTACAGGGTGCACTTTGGTGAGGAGCATGATCTCTCCTCTACGATGCGGAGCAAGATTGTGGGAGGAGTCACCAGTATGCTGATGGGGTTGGAATGA